A single Sphingopyxis chilensis DNA region contains:
- a CDS encoding flagellar basal body L-ring protein FlgH: MPLPPPPPPANGSIFQGAYVPLTSGGRAGAIGDIITIQLVERTAATKSNAAGTQRDGDIGLSPPTTGPLSLFNPSDIAMGGGQQFKGKGEASQSNALSGEVSVTVAAVYPNGTMLVKGEKFLTLNRGDERVQISGIVRAIDISPDNRILSTRVANANIRYVGKGEIARASRQGWLQRFFSIISPF, encoded by the coding sequence ATGCCGCTGCCCCCGCCGCCGCCGCCCGCGAACGGCTCGATCTTTCAAGGCGCCTATGTGCCGCTCACCTCGGGCGGGCGCGCGGGCGCCATCGGCGACATCATCACGATCCAGCTCGTCGAGCGCACCGCCGCGACAAAGAGCAACGCCGCGGGTACGCAGCGCGACGGCGATATCGGCCTCAGCCCGCCGACCACCGGTCCGCTGTCGCTTTTCAACCCCAGCGATATCGCGATGGGGGGCGGCCAGCAGTTCAAGGGCAAGGGTGAGGCGTCGCAGTCGAACGCGCTGTCGGGCGAGGTCAGCGTGACTGTCGCCGCCGTCTATCCCAACGGCACGATGCTCGTGAAGGGCGAGAAATTCCTGACGCTCAATCGCGGCGACGAGCGCGTCCAGATTTCGGGGATCGTGCGCGCGATCGACATCAGCCCCGACAACCGCATCCTGTCGACGCGCGTCGCCAATGCGAACATCCGCTACGTCGGCAAGGGCGAGATCGCCCGCGCCAGCCGGCAAGGCTGGCTGCAGCGCTTCTTCTCGATCATCAGCCCCTTCTAA
- a CDS encoding flagellar basal body P-ring protein FlgI, with translation MTQRPTLFTFLALLFASLAFAAPAHAERIKDMGQFQGLRANQLTGYGLVVGLAGTGDDSLDYSTLGMRGAVSRFGLTLPPGVNPALKNAAAVMITAELPPFAKPGQRLDVTVSAIGKAKSLRGGTLVLAPLYGADGQIYAMVQGNLVIGGLGVDAADGSKLTVNVPSSGRIAGGATVERAVDTGFASASYLTFNLHQFDATNAKRVTDAINAAIPGTASMIDGASIAIRAGGNGDDRMRLMSQIENLGVTRSEPPAKVIVNARTGTVVINGAVRVGTAAVSHGKLTVSIKEAPMVVQPAPFSRGQTAIEPSSEIEVSEDYRPAFLMQPNASLSELVDSINRLGVPPGDLVAILEALSQAGALTAELVII, from the coding sequence GTGACCCAGCGTCCGACCCTGTTCACCTTTCTTGCGCTTCTGTTCGCGAGCCTCGCCTTCGCGGCGCCCGCGCACGCCGAGCGCATCAAGGATATGGGCCAGTTCCAGGGCCTGCGTGCGAACCAGCTGACGGGCTATGGCCTGGTCGTCGGGCTCGCGGGCACGGGCGACGACAGCCTCGATTATTCGACGCTGGGCATGCGCGGCGCGGTATCGCGCTTCGGCCTGACCTTGCCCCCGGGCGTGAACCCGGCGCTCAAAAACGCTGCGGCCGTGATGATCACCGCCGAGCTGCCGCCCTTCGCCAAGCCCGGCCAGCGCCTCGACGTCACCGTGTCGGCGATCGGCAAGGCGAAAAGCCTGCGCGGCGGCACGCTCGTGCTCGCGCCGCTCTATGGCGCCGATGGCCAGATTTACGCGATGGTGCAGGGCAATCTGGTGATCGGCGGGCTCGGCGTCGATGCCGCCGACGGGTCGAAGCTGACGGTCAATGTGCCGTCGAGCGGGCGCATCGCGGGCGGTGCGACGGTCGAACGCGCAGTCGACACCGGCTTCGCCTCGGCGAGCTACCTCACCTTCAACCTGCATCAGTTCGACGCGACCAATGCCAAGCGCGTCACCGACGCGATCAACGCCGCGATCCCCGGCACCGCGTCGATGATCGACGGCGCCAGCATCGCGATCCGCGCCGGCGGAAACGGGGACGACCGGATGCGGCTGATGTCGCAGATCGAGAATCTCGGCGTCACGCGTTCGGAGCCGCCGGCGAAGGTAATCGTCAACGCCCGCACGGGCACGGTAGTGATCAACGGCGCGGTCCGCGTCGGCACCGCAGCGGTCAGCCACGGCAAGCTCACCGTCTCGATCAAGGAAGCGCCGATGGTCGTCCAGCCCGCGCCGTTCAGCCGCGGTCAGACCGCGATCGAACCGTCGAGCGAAATCGAGGTGTCCGAAGACTATCGTCCGGCCTTCCTGATGCAACCCAATGCCTCGCTTTCCGAGCTGGTCGATTCGATCAACCGGCTGGGCGTTCCTCCCGGCGACCTCGTCGCCATCCTCGAGGCGCTGAGCCAGGCCGGCGCGCTCACTGCGGAACTGGTGATAATATGA
- a CDS encoding rod-binding protein: MTSPISSVSATPTPAAAGGGDGGLRKAAEAFEAVILRQLMASMRQAKLGDDILGSSATDNFREMADARTADSLAAMRQFGIADMVERQFRGLAGGAAAGGSGGGVQ; encoded by the coding sequence ATGACGAGCCCCATTTCTTCCGTTTCGGCGACGCCGACCCCCGCGGCTGCGGGGGGCGGCGACGGCGGGCTGCGCAAGGCGGCCGAGGCGTTCGAGGCCGTGATCCTGCGCCAGCTGATGGCGTCGATGCGCCAGGCGAAGCTCGGCGACGATATCCTCGGATCGAGCGCGACCGACAATTTCCGCGAAATGGCCGACGCGCGCACCGCCGACAGCCTCGCCGCGATGCGCCAGTTCGGCATCGCCGACATGGTCGAACGCCAGTTCCGCGGCCTCGCCGGCGGCGCGGCGGCCGGCGGTTCCGGGGGAGGCGTGCAATGA
- the flgK gene encoding flagellar hook-associated protein FlgK — protein sequence MSDLLGIGYSGLKAYSRALSTIGDNIANAQTPGYARRRLEMMEAVGGGNSIFYRGNTNPGGVDIRGLDRSVDAWLIEDSRITSGDSGRAATKLSWLDKVEAALSDETNGIKTGLTNLYTTADQLTSDPSNRTLRAQFLQSVDDIASGFRTAADQLDKMGEGIEGAAASEVDTFNANLDALEQINIGLRKARPGSTNEASLLDERDRLLDKLSSQAGVSATFDNNGAVTLRAAGSGDLLVGGGVVNPISVTAAPDGRLSYSVGGGALAISTGSLAGLAEGANHVADQRTALDTMATDFAAQLNAAHQAGTDADGNPGQPLFTGTSAATLTAAALTPDQVAVADASGSNGNMLAFGTMRGADDPEARWSGHMATQAQTVASARAQDAAAATRADASAAARDGVSQVDLDTEAAELLRFQQAYSAAARTIQVARETMQTLLSSL from the coding sequence ATGAGCGACCTGCTCGGCATCGGCTATAGCGGGCTCAAGGCCTATTCACGCGCGCTTTCGACGATCGGCGACAATATCGCCAACGCCCAGACGCCCGGTTACGCGCGGCGCCGGCTCGAGATGATGGAAGCCGTCGGCGGCGGCAATTCGATCTTCTATCGCGGCAACACCAACCCGGGGGGCGTCGATATCCGCGGCCTCGACCGTTCGGTCGACGCGTGGCTGATCGAGGATTCGCGCATCACCTCGGGCGATTCGGGGCGCGCGGCGACGAAGCTCAGCTGGCTCGACAAGGTCGAAGCGGCATTGAGCGACGAGACGAACGGCATCAAGACCGGCCTCACCAACCTCTATACGACCGCCGACCAGCTCACCTCGGACCCCTCGAACCGGACGCTGCGCGCGCAGTTCCTGCAGTCGGTCGACGATATCGCATCGGGCTTTCGCACCGCCGCGGACCAGCTCGACAAGATGGGCGAGGGGATCGAGGGCGCCGCCGCGAGCGAGGTCGATACGTTCAACGCGAACCTCGATGCGCTCGAACAGATCAATATCGGGTTGCGCAAGGCGCGCCCCGGCTCGACGAACGAGGCGAGCCTGCTCGACGAGCGCGACCGGCTGCTCGACAAATTGTCGTCGCAGGCGGGCGTCAGCGCGACTTTCGACAATAATGGCGCGGTGACGCTCCGCGCCGCGGGATCGGGCGACCTGCTCGTCGGCGGCGGTGTGGTGAACCCGATTTCGGTGACCGCCGCGCCGGACGGGCGGTTGTCGTACAGCGTCGGGGGGGGGGCGCTCGCGATCTCGACCGGCTCGCTCGCGGGGCTGGCGGAGGGCGCCAATCACGTCGCCGACCAGCGCACCGCGCTCGATACGATGGCGACCGATTTCGCGGCCCAGCTCAACGCCGCGCACCAGGCGGGCACCGATGCCGACGGCAATCCGGGCCAGCCGCTCTTCACGGGCACCAGCGCGGCGACGCTCACCGCCGCTGCACTGACCCCCGATCAGGTGGCCGTCGCCGACGCGTCGGGCAGCAACGGCAATATGCTGGCGTTCGGCACGATGCGCGGGGCGGACGATCCCGAGGCGCGCTGGTCGGGCCATATGGCGACGCAGGCGCAGACGGTCGCGTCGGCGCGCGCGCAGGATGCCGCTGCGGCGACGCGCGCCGACGCGTCGGCCGCCGCGCGCGACGGGGTCAGCCAGGTCGATCTCGACACCGAGGCGGCCGAATTGCTGCGTTTCCAGCAGGCCTATTCGGCGGCCGCGCGCACGATCCAGGTCGCGCGCGAAACAATGCAAACGCTCCTGAGCTCGCTCTAA
- a CDS encoding flagellin N-terminal helical domain-containing protein: MINAVGNRMTREIARQQKLADALERTQIQISGGKKLLRMSDDPVAARRIATIGTTQASMTAWSANVNSASALVSQADGVMKSVSDLMSRARELTLAAASDTANPADRATIAAELGTIADELDALAATRDSNGEPVFATGPARVMRFDSDVTFAPVPSAADVFVVGGNSLSTGIRDAAAAVAANDKTAMNASLDALATAISHVADEHAKIGLSGGRLERIGDSLASRGITLKDERSVVEDTNLEEAIAQLHAQDLTLQAAQAAFAKINRQTLFDILT, encoded by the coding sequence ATGATCAATGCCGTGGGCAACCGCATGACGCGCGAAATCGCGCGCCAACAGAAGCTCGCCGACGCGCTCGAGCGGACGCAGATCCAGATCTCGGGCGGCAAGAAGCTGCTGCGCATGTCCGACGACCCGGTCGCGGCGCGGCGCATCGCGACGATCGGCACGACACAGGCGAGCATGACCGCCTGGTCGGCCAACGTCAATTCGGCCTCGGCGCTCGTGTCGCAAGCCGACGGGGTGATGAAATCGGTGAGCGACCTGATGTCGCGCGCGCGCGAACTGACGCTCGCCGCCGCGAGCGATACAGCGAACCCTGCCGACCGCGCCACCATCGCCGCCGAACTCGGGACGATCGCCGATGAGCTCGACGCGCTCGCGGCAACCCGCGATTCGAACGGCGAGCCGGTATTCGCTACCGGCCCCGCGCGCGTGATGCGCTTCGATTCGGACGTCACCTTCGCGCCCGTCCCGTCGGCGGCCGATGTTTTCGTCGTCGGCGGCAACAGCCTGTCGACGGGCATCCGCGACGCCGCCGCGGCGGTCGCGGCGAATGACAAGACGGCGATGAACGCGTCGCTCGACGCGCTCGCGACCGCGATCAGCCACGTCGCCGACGAACATGCCAAGATCGGCCTGTCGGGCGGCCGCCTCGAACGCATCGGCGACAGCCTCGCGTCGCGCGGGATCACGCTCAAGGACGAACGCTCGGTGGTCGAGGATACCAACCTCGAAGAGGCGATCGCCCAGCTTCACGCCCAGGACCTGACGTTGCAGGCCGCGCAGGCGGCCTTCGCCAAGATCAACCGGCAGACCTTGTTCGATATTTTGACCTGA
- the motA gene encoding flagellar motor stator protein MotA translates to MFPVVGIVVLILLVFGGFALTGGNLGPVMHALPHEMLIIGGAALGSLIIGNSGADLKALAGGLGKVFKGPQYKKQDYLDCILLVSSLMKMMRTEGPVAVEPHIEDPKNSTIFQQYPKLLKDDTLVHLICDTLRLVVVSSGTLDPHAVEEVMDNALKSHHHHSLKPAEGLQSLADALPALGIVAAVLGVVKTMGSIDKPPEILGAMIGSALVGTFLGVLLAYGLVGPFATRAKTVIESDGAIYHTVKQLIIASLHGHPQPLVIEAARSGVDHHNQPSFAEVFDGMRGR, encoded by the coding sequence ATGTTTCCCGTTGTCGGCATCGTCGTCTTGATCCTGCTGGTTTTCGGGGGCTTCGCGCTGACCGGCGGCAATCTTGGCCCCGTCATGCACGCGCTGCCGCACGAAATGCTGATCATCGGCGGCGCGGCGCTCGGCTCGCTGATCATCGGCAATTCGGGCGCCGATCTGAAGGCGCTGGCCGGCGGGCTCGGCAAGGTGTTCAAGGGGCCGCAGTACAAGAAGCAGGATTATCTCGACTGCATCCTGCTCGTCTCGTCGCTGATGAAGATGATGCGTACCGAGGGTCCGGTCGCGGTTGAACCGCATATCGAGGATCCAAAGAATTCGACGATCTTCCAGCAATATCCCAAGCTCTTGAAGGACGACACGCTCGTCCACTTGATCTGCGACACGCTGCGCCTGGTGGTGGTGTCCTCGGGGACGCTCGACCCGCACGCGGTCGAGGAGGTGATGGACAATGCGCTGAAAAGCCACCACCACCATAGCCTCAAACCCGCCGAAGGCTTGCAGAGCCTCGCCGACGCGCTCCCGGCGCTTGGTATCGTCGCCGCAGTGCTCGGCGTCGTGAAGACGATGGGCTCGATCGACAAGCCGCCCGAAATCCTCGGCGCGATGATCGGCTCGGCGTTGGTCGGAACCTTCCTCGGCGTTCTGCTCGCATATGGCCTCGTCGGCCCGTTCGCGACGCGCGCCAAGACGGTGATCGAAAGCGACGGCGCCATCTATCACACGGTAAAGCAACTGATCATCGCCTCGCTCCACGGCCACCCGCAGCCGCTGGTGATCGAGGCGGCGCGCTCGGGCGTCGACCATCATAACCAGCCGAGCTTCGCCGAGGTATTTGATGGAATGCGGGGTCGCTGA
- a CDS encoding flagellar motor protein MotB yields MAARPNTPPRPVIVKKVIQQAHGGHHGGAWKVAYADFVTAMMAFFLLMWLLGATNEKQRKALADYFAPTIVQTQTDTAGSTGLFGGDSLVSVDRYPHGAAQTGTRAMTIPRDAVGGPREASGREREAESKKFNLLAQSLKDRIQSRAELRRLARNLRFTETIEGLRIDIVDDADVSMFAIGTSQLTPAGAKLFAEVAATIAEVPNQVMVRGHTDAAPWSAKAGTNNWRLSVDRAEVTRHYMEFRGIASERFARIEGVADREPYVPSDRFDPRNRRISITLGWRGFDN; encoded by the coding sequence ATGGCGGCGCGTCCGAACACCCCGCCGCGGCCGGTCATCGTCAAGAAGGTGATCCAGCAAGCGCATGGCGGCCATCACGGCGGCGCGTGGAAGGTCGCCTATGCCGACTTCGTCACCGCGATGATGGCCTTCTTCCTGCTCATGTGGCTGCTCGGCGCGACGAACGAGAAGCAGCGCAAGGCGCTCGCCGACTATTTCGCGCCGACGATCGTGCAGACGCAAACCGATACCGCGGGATCGACCGGCCTGTTCGGGGGCGACTCGCTGGTGTCGGTCGACCGCTATCCGCATGGCGCGGCGCAAACCGGCACGCGCGCGATGACGATCCCGCGCGACGCGGTCGGCGGGCCGCGCGAGGCGTCGGGCCGCGAGCGCGAAGCCGAATCGAAGAAATTCAACCTGCTCGCCCAGTCGCTGAAAGACCGGATCCAGAGTCGGGCCGAACTCAGACGCCTTGCGCGGAACCTGCGCTTCACCGAAACGATCGAAGGGTTGCGGATCGACATCGTCGACGACGCCGATGTCTCGATGTTCGCGATCGGCACCAGCCAGCTCACGCCCGCCGGCGCCAAACTGTTCGCGGAGGTCGCGGCGACGATCGCCGAGGTGCCCAACCAGGTCATGGTCCGCGGGCACACCGATGCCGCGCCATGGTCGGCGAAGGCGGGGACGAACAATTGGCGACTATCGGTCGATCGCGCCGAAGTGACGCGCCATTATATGGAATTCCGCGGCATCGCGTCGGAGCGTTTCGCGCGAATCGAGGGAGTCGCCGATCGCGAGCCCTATGTCCCCTCCGACCGATTCGATCCGCGCAATCGCCGCATCTCGATCACCCTCGGTTGGCGCGGGTTCGATAATTAG
- a CDS encoding sigma-54 interaction domain-containing protein, whose amino-acid sequence MTLGLNNNAALEALIIGSSPAVCRLREMIRRVARSNASVMLCGPSGSGKELVARAIHDEGARAGKAFSAINCGAIPGELIESELFGHEKGSFTGAHARRIGHFEASEGGTLFLDEIGDMRFDMQVKLLRVLEDRTIVRVGSSEVKAVDVRVISATHQDLGAAIADGKFREDLFFRLGVVVLQVPSLASRVEDIPALVRHFQRRMPADAKCRYDDAAMALLMQHGWPGNVRELRNFVERASVLHGGETLGADDVAMLLNPTAALAPRYAVPGSVAAVQASADDFAAAPFAVAAPQAKTPAPGRPIDLKREIETIELEQIHVALDLADGIISEAARLLTLKRTTLIEKMRKYGVHQQAA is encoded by the coding sequence ATGACACTGGGGCTTAATAACAATGCAGCGCTCGAAGCGCTGATCATCGGGTCGAGCCCGGCGGTTTGCCGGCTGCGCGAGATGATCCGGCGCGTGGCGCGCTCGAATGCGTCGGTGATGCTTTGCGGCCCGTCGGGCTCGGGCAAGGAACTGGTCGCCCGCGCGATCCACGACGAAGGCGCCCGTGCGGGCAAGGCCTTTTCGGCGATCAATTGCGGCGCGATCCCCGGCGAACTTATCGAATCCGAATTGTTCGGGCATGAAAAGGGCAGCTTCACCGGCGCCCATGCCCGCCGCATCGGCCATTTCGAAGCGAGCGAGGGCGGTACGCTCTTCCTCGACGAAATCGGCGACATGCGTTTCGACATGCAGGTGAAACTGCTCCGCGTGCTCGAAGACCGGACGATCGTCCGCGTCGGCAGCAGCGAGGTAAAGGCTGTCGATGTCCGCGTCATTTCGGCTACCCACCAGGATCTCGGCGCCGCGATCGCCGATGGCAAATTCCGCGAAGACCTGTTCTTCCGGCTCGGCGTGGTTGTGCTCCAGGTCCCCAGCCTGGCCAGCCGCGTCGAGGATATCCCGGCGCTCGTCCGCCACTTTCAGCGCCGGATGCCGGCCGATGCCAAATGCCGATATGACGACGCCGCGATGGCGCTGCTCATGCAGCACGGGTGGCCGGGCAATGTGCGCGAACTCCGGAATTTCGTCGAACGCGCCAGCGTTCTCCATGGCGGCGAGACGCTCGGCGCGGACGATGTCGCGATGCTTTTGAACCCCACCGCAGCGCTTGCGCCGCGGTACGCTGTCCCTGGCAGCGTTGCCGCGGTGCAGGCCAGCGCGGACGATTTTGCCGCAGCGCCTTTCGCCGTGGCCGCGCCGCAGGCCAAGACGCCGGCTCCGGGCCGTCCGATCGACCTGAAGCGCGAGATCGAAACCATCGAACTCGAACAGATCCACGTCGCGCTCGACCTTGCCGACGGCATCATTTCGGAAGCCGCGCGCCTTTTGACGCTGAAGCGCACGACGCTGATCGAAAAGATGCGCAAATATGGCGTCCACCAGCAGGCTGCCTGA
- a CDS encoding flagellar export chaperone FliS, whose protein sequence is MTATASTVRATGLYRRLQNESRAAAADPVELVTMLYDELETAVGVLAAMVRQGQRISATEPAHRARAILIGLDVNLDRDKGGDVATALSRVYRSMRRKLDDAVAANSAEGLSELLEGILTISAAWRQLR, encoded by the coding sequence GTGACCGCTACCGCCTCGACCGTCCGGGCGACCGGGCTTTATCGCCGATTGCAGAATGAAAGCCGCGCCGCCGCCGCCGACCCCGTCGAGCTGGTGACGATGCTTTATGACGAGCTCGAAACCGCTGTCGGCGTCCTCGCCGCCATGGTGCGGCAGGGGCAGCGCATTTCGGCCACTGAACCCGCGCACCGCGCACGCGCGATCCTGATCGGTCTCGACGTCAATCTCGACCGCGACAAGGGCGGCGACGTCGCGACGGCGCTATCGCGCGTCTATCGCAGCATGCGCCGCAAGCTCGACGATGCCGTCGCGGCAAACAGCGCCGAAGGACTTTCCGAACTGCTCGAAGGTATCCTCACGATCAGCGCCGCCTGGCGGCAGCTCCGCTGA
- the fliD gene encoding flagellar filament capping protein FliD — protein MVSSIANSLGFGSGLDVKQLVTDLANASREPKIARMAELTQTNQTRISALSQARADLDGFADSLSQMVADGTLRSTPTVSDESVLGATSRAGLSADSFAATVVVNQLARAQTNYSGVVADKAAAIGTGTMTLSVGGVDTTITIDAANNSLDGLANAINASGAGVTASIIADEGGHRLILKGPTGEAGAFTLAADAGADPGLSAFATGGGMTEGQSAANAEFTIDGVAFSRATNIVDDVVPGMSLTLKKAAPGQPVDIGASRPLDMIKQTVGDFVAVYNQLKKSLVSASNLSGPTSSLRELERELSGLLHKVVSSHGSINKLSDIGITSTKEGLLAVDSTKLDKALETDAGAVEALFNPRRDATHTEQSDPGIAFALDAIRDKAVGANGAIDRVSQSLTAKQESLADQLEKIEEREDAYKARLEKQYGALEAKLAAFKATQSYLEQQIELWTNQGNN, from the coding sequence ATGGTCAGCTCAATCGCCAACAGCCTCGGTTTCGGCTCCGGCCTCGACGTCAAACAGCTCGTCACCGACCTCGCGAACGCGTCGCGCGAGCCCAAGATCGCGCGCATGGCCGAGCTGACCCAGACGAACCAGACGCGGATCAGCGCGCTGTCGCAAGCCCGCGCCGATCTCGACGGGTTCGCCGATTCACTGAGCCAGATGGTCGCCGACGGAACGCTGCGCAGCACGCCGACCGTGTCCGACGAAAGCGTGCTCGGCGCCACCAGCCGCGCCGGCCTGTCGGCCGACAGCTTCGCCGCGACCGTCGTCGTAAACCAGCTCGCGCGCGCGCAGACCAATTATTCGGGGGTCGTCGCGGACAAGGCCGCCGCGATCGGCACCGGCACAATGACGCTGTCCGTCGGCGGCGTCGATACGACGATCACCATCGACGCCGCGAACAACAGCCTCGACGGGCTGGCCAATGCGATCAACGCCAGCGGCGCGGGCGTCACCGCCTCGATCATCGCCGACGAAGGCGGGCACCGCCTGATCCTGAAAGGCCCGACGGGCGAAGCCGGCGCCTTCACCCTCGCCGCCGACGCGGGCGCGGATCCCGGCCTCTCCGCCTTTGCGACCGGGGGTGGAATGACCGAGGGGCAAAGCGCCGCCAACGCCGAATTCACGATCGACGGCGTCGCCTTCAGCCGCGCCACCAATATCGTCGACGACGTCGTTCCGGGCATGTCGCTCACGCTAAAGAAAGCGGCGCCCGGCCAGCCGGTCGATATCGGCGCGAGCCGGCCGCTCGACATGATCAAGCAGACCGTCGGCGATTTCGTCGCGGTCTATAACCAGCTCAAGAAAAGCCTCGTCTCCGCCTCTAACCTGTCGGGTCCGACCAGCTCGCTCCGCGAACTCGAGCGCGAGCTTTCGGGCCTTCTTCACAAGGTGGTCTCAAGCCACGGGAGCATCAACAAGCTGTCCGATATCGGCATCACGTCGACGAAGGAAGGCCTGCTGGCGGTCGATAGCACCAAGCTCGACAAGGCGCTCGAAACCGACGCGGGTGCGGTCGAGGCGCTGTTCAACCCGCGCCGCGACGCGACTCACACGGAACAGAGCGACCCCGGCATCGCCTTCGCGCTCGACGCGATCCGCGACAAGGCGGTGGGCGCCAACGGCGCGATCGACCGCGTCTCGCAGTCGCTGACCGCGAAACAGGAAAGCCTCGCCGATCAGCTCGAGAAGATCGAGGAGCGCGAGGACGCCTATAAGGCGCGGCTCGAGAAGCAATATGGCGCGCTCGAAGCCAAGCTTGCGGCGTTCAAGGCGACGCAAAGCTATCTGGAACAACAGATTGAGCTCTGGACGAACCAGGGCAATAATTAG
- a CDS encoding EscU/YscU/HrcU family type III secretion system export apparatus switch protein, which produces MAEGSDKDQKTEQPTAKKLADSAREGDVLMSRELATALMMLAAAGWMVAAGGWFVQSAGDLVRRGLTLTAADVADFAPAEALMRNGVEILLPLASLFALAIGAAIAGPAMLGSMGWRGKALHFKGNRINPLSGLKRMFGMQGATELGKAIAKVLLLGTIGYWLVASSLPAIMTMARVDLIAAIGLAGKAIGHAMLTLAGGLVVIALIDVPVQWFQRNKRLMMSKQEIKEEMRQSDGAPELKQAQRQRAHEILSGSARKAVSEASVVLTNPTHFSVALRYRPGTDAAPVVVARGRGDVALSIRELARTANVPMLEYPQLTRAIYFTARAGRVIPEELFIAVATVLAFVFQLERAAADGLAQPAVDIPPSHRFDPEGRRQA; this is translated from the coding sequence GTGGCCGAAGGCAGCGACAAGGACCAGAAAACCGAACAGCCGACGGCGAAGAAGCTCGCCGATTCGGCGCGCGAAGGCGATGTGCTGATGTCGCGCGAGCTGGCGACCGCGCTGATGATGCTGGCCGCCGCGGGATGGATGGTCGCCGCGGGCGGCTGGTTCGTCCAGTCGGCGGGCGACCTCGTCCGCCGCGGGCTGACGCTGACCGCCGCCGACGTCGCCGATTTCGCACCCGCCGAGGCGCTGATGCGCAACGGGGTCGAAATCCTGCTTCCGCTCGCGAGCCTGTTCGCGCTGGCGATCGGCGCCGCGATCGCGGGGCCCGCGATGCTCGGTTCGATGGGCTGGCGCGGCAAGGCGCTCCACTTCAAGGGCAACCGGATCAACCCGCTGAGCGGGCTCAAGCGCATGTTCGGGATGCAGGGCGCGACCGAGCTCGGCAAGGCGATCGCCAAGGTGCTGCTGCTCGGCACGATCGGTTACTGGCTGGTCGCCAGCAGCCTGCCCGCGATCATGACGATGGCGCGGGTCGACCTGATCGCCGCGATCGGCCTCGCCGGAAAGGCGATCGGCCATGCGATGCTGACGCTCGCCGGCGGGCTCGTCGTCATCGCGCTCATCGACGTGCCGGTGCAATGGTTCCAGCGCAATAAAAGACTGATGATGAGCAAGCAGGAGATCAAGGAGGAGATGCGCCAGTCCGACGGCGCGCCCGAACTCAAGCAGGCGCAGCGCCAGCGCGCGCACGAGATTCTGAGCGGGTCGGCGCGCAAGGCGGTGTCCGAGGCGTCGGTCGTCCTCACCAATCCGACCCATTTCTCGGTCGCGCTGCGCTATCGCCCCGGTACCGATGCCGCGCCCGTCGTCGTCGCGCGCGGGCGCGGCGACGTCGCGCTGTCGATCCGCGAGTTGGCGCGCACCGCCAATGTCCCGATGCTCGAATATCCGCAGCTCACCCGAGCCATCTACTTCACCGCGCGCGCCGGCCGCGTGATCCCCGAAGAATTGTTCATCGCGGTCGCCACCGTGCTTGCCTTCGTCTTCCAGCTCGAGCGCGCCGCCGCCGACGGGCTCGCCCAGCCAGCGGTCGATATTCCGCCCTCGCACCGTTTCGATCCCGAAGGGCGCCGTCAGGCTTAA